Part of the Thermoplasmata archaeon genome, TTGTTACTATCAACACGAATATTGCAAATACAATTAGTATAGTAGACAAATTTTCCGCAGATCCAGAAGGTGTTGCATTCATGTATAAAAATATCACATTAGACCCTATTGTTACGGCAAATATTAAGTTTTGCCAGTATTGTCAAAAAGCCTAAGCTATAGATGATGTATGATGTTTTTTAAGCCTTCAGAGCATAGATCACTGCTAGAAAAAGCAAATTCAGTCTAAGATTGGGAAATCTAGCATGATAATAAAGAATATTCAAAAATTATATTAAATAAATAGTATTTAGTACAGATGATGAACTCTAAAGAGAAGCGAATACTCCTCATACTAAGTTTTACTTCATTTTTAATCATGTACACTGAAGCTATGATGATTCCAGCACTACCACAGATCCTGGCTGAGTTGAATTATTCTATTAGCTCTTCCAGTTTAGCATGGATAATCACTTCGTATCTCTTAGTAGCTGCGACTACCATGGCATTGTTAGCTAAGTTGAGCGAAAGATATGGCAGAAAAGTTATATTGTTACTCTCCATTTTGATTTATTTAATTTCTGTTTCTCTAAGCGGATTCCAAGTTTTTTATACTAATCTGATAATCTTGAGGGGCATTCAGGGCATTGGAGCAGGGGTATTTCCTATCTCTTATTCTATTATTTCAGACCAGTTTGATAAACATAATGTCGGCTTGGCACAGGGCGTTTTAAGTTCTATGTTTGCACTGGGAGCTAGCATGGGAATAATCGGCGGAGCGATGATAGATTATTTGTCAAACTGGCAATGGTCTTATCACACTATTGTTCCTTTTGTAATATTGGACCTGGTCTTTGTTTTAATGTATATTCCGAAAGATTACAATGACAAAAATATTAAAATCGATATGCCCGGCATAGTTACATTGGGTATTACATTGTTCTTTTTTGTATATTCTCTAACTCTTCCATTTAGTTCTGCACAATGGTATATGGCACTTTCTTTAGTCATATTCATATTGTTCATAATGATTGAATGGATATCTACAAATCCGATTGTAAGACTGGATATTCTTAAAAGTAGAGAAGTAATGATCGCAAACATCACAGCTTTTTTTATAGGAGTTACACAGTTTGAGTTTTATCAGCCGATTATATTAAAACTTACTAATCCCGGTATCTTTGGTTTTAATTTAAACTATTTGCAAGCGGGACTTATTATATTGCCTTATTCTGTGATAATGCTTATTATATCTCCAGTCGTAGGATTTAATCTTAATAAAATTAGCAAGCGGTTTTTTTTAATTTTTGGGTCAATGCTTATATTTGCTGGATATTCACTTCTCGGAGTTTTCAATAATAATCTAATATTAATAATAGTTTGGGAGTTATTCATCTCCTCAGGACTGGCAATAGATCTCGTCTCTTCCATAAATCTTCTTACAACTTCTGTTTCGAGGGAAATAATACCCTCGGCAACTGGCATGAACATGATAGCAAGAACTGCAGGGGGAGTGGTTGGAGGAACGATTGCAGGGTACATACTTTCAAATTATACATATTATTATAACTTTAATATTTACGCTTTACCAATAATATTACCTGACAAATTCTCGTATTTGTTTGTTTTTAGTGTTGCGGCCATATTTGCTATTATTATTTTGATAACCGCACTATTTTCAAAAAAATAAAATTAAAGTGTTTATTTTTTATGTGCAGGATTTTTGTATATTAGTGCTATAATTGCAGTGCCTATTAGAATTACTATGATTATCATTGCTATCAATATGGTTGTGATAGGTAATATAAAACTACTAGTGCTAGAAGGTGATGAAGAAGATATACTAAGTGAATAAAAGGATGGTGCTATGCTTTTTACAAATGCAGATTCTCCTTGATATCCTTGCCATATGGCAAATGCAACACTGTATGTTTTCCCCTGACCAAACTGAACCTCATAGCTTGAGAGCTGCGAAGGAGTTGTGAAAGATCTTGCATACTCGACTGTCCAGTTACCGTTTGAATAGTTTGCAGCAGTCCAGACAATATATGGATCTACATTTACAGTTTCAGGCACCGGATTATACCAGCTTGCATAGGTGTTTCCTCCAATGCCTACCTGGTACAGATTAGTTTGATTTGAGTACAGATTCAAAGCGAAACTATGCGTCGGAGTTGTGTTTGTTCCTGTTGCAGTAGTATTTGTCCACAAATTCCAGGCAGGATCTTTTGAAGAGTTGTCTGTAGATCCAAATTCCCATTCCCAAATATTGGCTGCTCCAGTGGATAGAGAACCGCCGTTAGCGCCTAGATTCATACAGTCAGAAGTTGCACCAAGGCTCCACATAATTGCCATTCTATCTGGATAATAGTATGTCGCATTGTGAAAAAGTCCTACTAATGTACCGTTTTCAACAGCCTGCTGTTCCTGGGTTCTGTTAGGGTTATCTATATAATAGGTACCTGTACTGTTTTTACCTTCAAGAATTGCAACTGTATTAAATCCAAATGCAGAAGAGCCTAAATATGATGGATTGCTATCCTGCCAAGTAATTAGCATGTATATGTCAGTATTAGTATGCGCAGATTTCACACTGATTTGAGGTGTATGACCGCCCCCCTGCACAGACTCTATTAAAGAGATTGGTGTCCACGGAATGTTTTTCCAATACGATTCCGTACCAGGTGCAGTCCAGTTAGGTGTACCTGTTACACTATATGATATTATCGTGTTAGAACTCTGTGCATTAACTATGTTCAAAAAGCCGGTAAACCCTATTATAGCTACCGCAGCAACTAAAATAGATAACACTGCTTTCTTACCGAAAATGTTTGATTTGCCCATAAGTCGATAAAACTCATTCTGCTATTTATAGATTATTATTTTTCATTGCTGAGTAGTGTTGCTTTATATTATGAATTATTTTTGTCTTTATAATTAAGCTCATAATATTTTATATATATAAGTTAAGAATTTCCAGATCCTGTCATCAAGAATGGTAATATACCAGGCTTTATAACGGTCTGTAAAAAAAGTAGAGAGGTTAACTACAATTTTTCGAAAGATTAGGTCTAACGATTTTTAAAAATTTGCTTTATACCTAAAAATTATGAACAATTAAATAAAGATAGATTAAAAAATAGGATAATTTCGCAAAGATATGATAGGTCTATTTGTATGTTGTTTAGAAATTTAGATATATTCACATTCTTTTTTATAGTAATATTAGGCATATTTAATCTATTTATTGTTGTTAAGATTAAAAAAATTTTTGTTAAAGAGATTTTTTTAGAGTGTTTATTGATCTTTGTATGCTCTGAAATCACATTCGCAGGTTTCTCAATAAGTTTTCTAAAAATCCTATCTATAGTATAAGTGTTATAAATTAGAGATATTTAAAAATCTGCCGATAGTCTGGTGAAAAGTCAATATATTTAAATATTGGAAACACAATGAATTATTATATGATATCTTTTATTTCTAATGAGCTTGAAGATTTTCGTATAAAGATCAGGAAATTCTGTGAAGAAAATATTCAAAAAAACGCAAGCAGATGGGATGAAAACGAAGAGTTTCCGGTTGAATCTCACAAGGCATTGGCGGAGGAAGGAATATTAGGATTAGGCATACCAGAAGAATATGGAGGTACTGACCCGAGCAAGATCAAAGAAATTATTGCAACTGAAGAAATTGCGCGCGTGGACTCTAACACTGCCATACTGATGGAATTGAAAAGTTTATACGAAAACACGATTCTCTTCTTTGGCAATGAGAATCAGAAGAAAACGTTGAAAGAAATTGTAGCAGGGGAAAAAATACCAGCATTTGCATTTACAGAGCCTGTTGGAGGAACAGACGTGGGAGGTATCAGAAGCACTGCAAAAAAAGTTAATGATACATATTATCTGACAGGCTCTAAGAATTTTATCACAAATGCTCTGGTTGCGGACTATTTTATTGTATTTGCAAAAACAGCACCGGAACTGAGAGAGAGAGGAATATCTGCATTTCTGGTTGAAAAAAATACGCCGAATTTTAGAATTGGACCTAAGATTCATATGACTGGTATGAGAGGTACTGCAATTTCTTCGCTCTATTATAATAACTCTCCAATCACTGAAAGATCTATAATTGGCACTGAAAACATGGGACTAAAGATCTTTTCTACAGTGCTTGAAAGAGCAAGG contains:
- a CDS encoding MFS transporter, with amino-acid sequence MMNSKEKRILLILSFTSFLIMYTEAMMIPALPQILAELNYSISSSSLAWIITSYLLVAATTMALLAKLSERYGRKVILLLSILIYLISVSLSGFQVFYTNLIILRGIQGIGAGVFPISYSIISDQFDKHNVGLAQGVLSSMFALGASMGIIGGAMIDYLSNWQWSYHTIVPFVILDLVFVLMYIPKDYNDKNIKIDMPGIVTLGITLFFFVYSLTLPFSSAQWYMALSLVIFILFIMIEWISTNPIVRLDILKSREVMIANITAFFIGVTQFEFYQPIILKLTNPGIFGFNLNYLQAGLIILPYSVIMLIISPVVGFNLNKISKRFFLIFGSMLIFAGYSLLGVFNNNLILIIVWELFISSGLAIDLVSSINLLTTSVSREIIPSATGMNMIARTAGGVVGGTIAGYILSNYTYYYNFNIYALPIILPDKFSYLFVFSVAAIFAIIILITALFSKK
- a CDS encoding ethylbenzene dehydrogenase-related protein, which translates into the protein MGKSNIFGKKAVLSILVAAVAIIGFTGFLNIVNAQSSNTIISYSVTGTPNWTAPGTESYWKNIPWTPISLIESVQGGGHTPQISVKSAHTNTDIYMLITWQDSNPSYLGSSAFGFNTVAILEGKNSTGTYYIDNPNRTQEQQAVENGTLVGLFHNATYYYPDRMAIMWSLGATSDCMNLGANGGSLSTGAANIWEWEFGSTDNSSKDPAWNLWTNTTATGTNTTPTHSFALNLYSNQTNLYQVGIGGNTYASWYNPVPETVNVDPYIVWTAANYSNGNWTVEYARSFTTPSQLSSYEVQFGQGKTYSVAFAIWQGYQGESAFVKSIAPSFYSLSISSSSPSSTSSFILPITTILIAMIIIVILIGTAIIALIYKNPAHKK
- a CDS encoding acyl-CoA dehydrogenase family protein — translated: MISFISNELEDFRIKIRKFCEENIQKNASRWDENEEFPVESHKALAEEGILGLGIPEEYGGTDPSKIKEIIATEEIARVDSNTAILMELKSLYENTILFFGNENQKKTLKEIVAGEKIPAFAFTEPVGGTDVGGIRSTAKKVNDTYYLTGSKNFITNALVADYFIVFAKTAPELRERGISAFLVEKNTPNFRIGPKIHMTGMRGTAISSLYYNNSPITERSIIGTENMGLKIFSTVLERARVTLSAGSLGMMQRIFEESVRFANNRESNGLSIINYQYIQNYISEILTNLEASRLLVYNTAMLMDMKKPISIESTATKLFVTEALMKSVENSLHVSGGFGYLRGTVIERFARDAHASTLGLGSSEAMKIILTHLIKQSNVKNKNKFA